A DNA window from Gorilla gorilla gorilla isolate KB3781 chromosome 6, NHGRI_mGorGor1-v2.1_pri, whole genome shotgun sequence contains the following coding sequences:
- the DMTF1 gene encoding cyclin-D-binding Myb-like transcription factor 1 isoform X2, whose product MSTVEEDSDTVTVETVNSVTLTQDTEGNLILHCPQNEADEIDSEDSIEPPHKRLCLSSEDDQSIDDSTPCISVVALPLSENDQSFEVTMTATTEVADDEVTEGTVTQIQILQNEQLDEISPLGNEEVSAVSQAWFTTKEDKDSLTNKGHKWKQGMWSKEEIDILMNNIERYLKARGIKDATEIIFEMSKDERKDFYRTIAWGLNRPLFAVYRRVLRMYDDRNHVGKYTPEEIEKLKELRIKHGNDWATIGAALGRSASSVKDRCRLMKDTCNTGKWTEEEEKRLAEVVHELTSTEPGDIVTQGVSWAAVAERVGTRSEKQCRSKWLNYLNWKQSGGTEWTKEDEINLILRIAELDVADENDINWDLLAEGWSSVRSPQWLRSKWWTIKRQIANHKDVSFPVLIKGLKQLHENQKNNPTLLENKSGSGVPNSNTNSSVQHVQIRVARLEDNTAISSSPMAALQIPVQITHVSSADSPAATVDSETITLNSGTLQTFEILPSFHLQPTGTPGTYLLQTSSSQGLPLTLTASPTVTLTAAAPASPEQIIVHALSPEHLLNTSDNVTVQCHTPRVIIQTVATEDITSSISQAELTVDSDIQSSDFPEPPDALEADTFPDEIHHPKMTVEPSFNDAHVSKFSDQNSTELMNSVMVRTEEEISDTDLKQEESPSDLASAYVTEIPYSNIIRKNQISLDHPWAVLFQKIQRMLKIW is encoded by the exons ATGAGCACAGTGGAAGAGGATTCTGACACAGTAACAGTAGAAACTGTGAACTCTGTGACTTTGACTCAGGACACAGAAGGGAATCTCATTCTTCACTGCCCTCAGAATG AAGCGGATGAAATAGACTCAGAAGATAGTATTGAACCTCCACATAAAAGGCTTTGTTTGTCCTCTGAGGATGATCAGAGTATTGATGATTCTACTCCTTGCATATCAGTTGTTGCACTTCCAC TTTCAGAAAATGATCAGAGCTTTGAGGTGACCATGACTGCGACCACAGAAGTAGCAGATGATGAGGTTACTGAGGGGACTGTGACACAGATACAG ATTTTGCAGAATGAGCAACTAGATGAAATATCTCCCTTGGGTAACGAGGAAGTTTCAGcagttagccaagcatggtttACAACTAAAGAAGATAAGGATTCTCTGACTAATAAAG gacATAAATGGAAGCAGGGGATGTGGTCCAAGGAAGAAATTGATATTTTGATGAACAATATTGAACGCTATCTTAAG GCACGCGGAATAAAAGATGCTACAGAAATCATCTTTGAGATGTCAAAAGACGAAAGAAAAGATTTCTACAGGACTATAGCATGGGGTCTGAACCGGCCTTTGTTTGCAGTTTATAGAAGAGTGCTTCGCATGTATGATGACAGAAACCATGTGGGAAA ATATACACCTGAAGAAATTGAGAAGCTCAAGGa GCTCCGGATAAAGCATGGCAATGACTGGGCAACAATAGGGGCGGCGCTAGGAAGAAGTGCATCTTCTGTCAAAGATCGGTGCCGACTGATGAAGGATACTTGCAACACAG GGAAGTggacagaagaagaagaaaagagacttgCAGAAGTGGTTCATGAGTTGACAAGCACTGAGCCAGGTGACATAGTCACACAGGGTGTGTCTTGGGCAGCTGTGGCTGAACGAGTGGGTACCCGCTCAGAAAAGCAATGTCGTTCTAAATGGCTCAACTACCTGAATTGGAAACAGAGTGGGGGTACTGAATGGACCAAGGAAGATGAAATCAATCTCATCCTCAG GATAGCAGAACTTGATGTAGCTGATGAAAATGACATTAACTGGGATCTGTTAGCTGAGGGATGGAGTAGTGTCCGTTCACCACAATGGCTACGAAGTAAATGGTGGACCATCAAAAGGCAAATTGCAAACCATAAGGATGTTTCGTTCCCTG TCTTAATAAAAGGTCTTAAACAGTTACATGAGAACCAAAAAAACAACCCAACGCTTTTGGAGAATAAATCAGGATCTGGAGTTCCAAACAGTAATACCAATTCCAGTGTGCAGCATGTTCAGATAAGAGTTGCCCGCTTGGAAGATAATACAGCCATCTCTTCTAGCCCCATGGCAGCATTGCAGATTCCAGTCCAGATCACCCATGTTT CTTCTGCAGACTCTCCTGCTGCTACTGTTGACTCAGAAACAATAACACTAAACAGTGGAACACTGCAGACATTTGAGATTCTTCCC tcTTTCCATCTACAGCCCACTGGCACTCCAGGCACCTACCTACTTCAAACAAGCTCAAGCCAAGGCCTTCCCCTAACTCTGACTGCTAGTCCCACAGTAACGCTGACAGCTGCTGCTCCTGCTTCTCCTGAACAGATTATTGTTCATGCTTTATCC CCAGAACATTTGTTGAACACAAGTGATAATGTTACAGTGCAGTGTCACACACCAAGAGTCATCATTCAGACTGTTGCCACAGAGGACATCACTTCTTCCATATCCCAAGCAGAACTGACAGTCGATAGTGATATTCAGTCATCTGATTTTCCTGAGCCTCCAGATGCCCTAGAAGCAGACACTTTCCCAGATGAAATTCATCACCCTAAGATGACTGTGGAGCCATCATTTAATGATGCTCATGTATCCAAATTCAGTGACCAAAATAGCACAGAACTGATGAATAGTGTTATGGTCAGAAcagaagaagaaatctctgaCACCGACCTTAAACAAGAGGAATCACCCTCTGATTTAGCCAGTGCTTATGTTACTGAG